The following proteins are encoded in a genomic region of Vicinamibacteria bacterium:
- the mtaB gene encoding tRNA (N(6)-L-threonylcarbamoyladenosine(37)-C(2))-methylthiotransferase MtaB produces the protein MHTASFHSLGCRLNQTEAASWAGAFRDKGYAIVEWGEPADVVVINTCSVTERGEASCRNAIRKALRRRADAFVVVTGCYAQVGLEALRAIPGVDLIVGTEYKDKFPSLIDEPRKLPEPAVLHSNLIDDSDFEVPGTGHYETTRANLKVQDGCDFFCSFCIIPFTRGRERSRKLPDLLREARALTVRGFREIVLTGVNIGRYEHEGTSFDGMIGWLEGIDGLDRIRITSIEPTTIETSLVDRMALSRKLCRYLHVPVQSGDETVLRAMNRRYTPESYRRFLEEVVDKVPEVGLGTDVIVGFPGETDASFDKTYRFLESLPFAYLHVFSYSKRYGTRATRLEGHVGPDAIKHRSQALRALSDDKRRAFGTRYVGREVEVLFEQKDENGLWVGLTDNYLRVGVVSDEPLKNELRRVVVRSASNDLALGSITAGQRVFR, from the coding sequence TTGCATACCGCTTCGTTCCACTCCCTCGGATGCCGTTTGAACCAAACCGAAGCGGCGTCCTGGGCGGGGGCCTTCCGGGACAAGGGCTACGCGATCGTCGAGTGGGGCGAGCCCGCCGACGTGGTCGTAATCAACACCTGCTCGGTAACGGAGCGAGGAGAGGCGAGCTGCCGCAACGCCATCCGGAAGGCGCTTCGGAGGAGGGCGGACGCCTTCGTGGTCGTGACCGGGTGCTATGCGCAGGTGGGTCTCGAGGCCCTTCGTGCCATTCCCGGCGTGGACCTCATCGTGGGCACGGAGTACAAGGACAAGTTTCCGAGCTTGATCGATGAGCCCCGAAAGCTCCCCGAGCCCGCGGTGCTCCATTCGAATCTCATCGACGATTCGGACTTCGAGGTGCCGGGTACGGGCCACTACGAAACGACCCGCGCCAACCTGAAGGTTCAGGACGGTTGCGACTTCTTCTGCTCGTTCTGCATCATCCCGTTCACGCGGGGACGGGAACGAAGCCGCAAACTTCCCGATCTGCTCCGTGAGGCCCGTGCCCTGACCGTTCGAGGGTTCCGCGAGATCGTCCTCACCGGCGTCAACATCGGTCGCTACGAGCACGAAGGGACGAGTTTCGACGGCATGATCGGATGGCTCGAAGGGATCGATGGATTGGACCGTATCCGGATCACTTCCATCGAACCGACGACGATCGAGACCTCACTCGTCGACCGAATGGCGCTCTCGAGGAAACTATGCCGATATCTTCACGTCCCCGTCCAGAGCGGAGACGAGACCGTGCTGCGAGCGATGAACCGCCGATACACGCCCGAGAGCTATCGTCGATTTCTGGAAGAGGTCGTCGACAAGGTGCCGGAAGTGGGTCTTGGCACCGACGTGATCGTCGGGTTTCCTGGGGAGACCGACGCCTCGTTCGACAAGACCTATCGTTTCCTCGAGAGTCTCCCATTCGCCTATCTGCACGTCTTCAGCTACTCGAAGCGCTACGGAACGCGAGCGACGCGGCTCGAGGGGCACGTCGGGCCCGACGCGATCAAGCACCGAAGCCAGGCCCTGCGGGCTCTTTCGGACGATAAGCGGCGCGCGTTCGGGACTCGATACGTCGGTCGGGAGGTCGAGGTGTTGTTCGAGCAAAAGGACGAGAACGGCCTGTGGGTCGGGCTCACCGACAACTACCTCCGGGTCGGCGTCGTTTCCGACGAACCTCTAAAGAACGAGCTCCGGCGGGTGGTCGTGAGATCGGCGTCGAACGATCTCGCTCTGGGATCGATCACCGCGGGGCAAAGAGTCTTTCGGTGA